A window of Photobacterium sp. GJ3 contains these coding sequences:
- the tsaC gene encoding L-threonylcarbamoyladenylate synthase type 1 TsaC, with translation MDNLSQVVTALEQGEVIAYPTEAVFGVGCDPDNPEAVSRLLALKQRPVEKGLILIAADYDQLAPYIDDSQLTEAQKAKIFATWPGPVTWVMPTKPGVPAFLTGQFSTIAVRVTDHPLVQQLCRTFGKPLTSTSANLTGEPPCRNVQEVQAQLGAHLKTILHGETGGRDNPSEIRDAATGQIFRQG, from the coding sequence GTGGATAATTTAAGCCAAGTGGTCACCGCGCTGGAGCAAGGTGAAGTTATTGCCTACCCGACAGAAGCTGTGTTTGGTGTCGGATGTGATCCGGATAACCCGGAAGCCGTCAGTCGGTTACTGGCACTCAAACAACGCCCGGTGGAAAAGGGGCTGATTCTGATTGCAGCTGATTATGATCAGCTTGCCCCTTATATTGATGACAGCCAGCTAACGGAAGCGCAAAAAGCGAAGATTTTTGCGACCTGGCCCGGCCCGGTGACCTGGGTGATGCCAACCAAACCTGGCGTGCCTGCTTTTCTGACCGGGCAGTTTTCGACTATTGCCGTCCGGGTGACGGATCATCCGCTGGTTCAGCAGCTTTGCCGGACATTCGGCAAACCACTCACGTCAACCAGTGCCAATCTGACCGGTGAGCCGCCTTGCCGGAATGTGCAGGAAGTACAAGCACAGTTGGGCGCGCATTTGAAAACGATTTTGCACGGTGAGACCGGTGGCCGTGACAATCCATCCGAAATTCGCGATGCTGCCACAGGACAAATTTTCCGACAGGGATAA
- the hemF gene encoding oxygen-dependent coproporphyrinogen oxidase — MQDVNKHAVKAFLLELQDKICQALEAQDGEARFVEDSWEREEGGGGRSRVIRHGAVFEQGGVNFSHVYGAQMPASATAHRPELAGRRFEAMGVSLVIHPKNPHIPTSHANVRFFIAEKEGEDPVWWFGGGFDLTPFYPVEEDCRHWHQVAKDLCAPFGEEVYAEHKAWCDRYFFLPHRQETRGVGGLFFDDLNQWGFEKSFAYMQAVGLGFLDAYLPIVEKRAATPFGEREREFQLYRRGRYVEFNLVYDRGTLFGLQSGGRTESILMSMPPLARWEYCYQPEADSQEARLYTYLTPRDW; from the coding sequence ATGCAAGACGTCAATAAACACGCCGTGAAGGCGTTTCTCCTCGAACTCCAGGACAAGATTTGCCAGGCGCTGGAAGCGCAGGATGGCGAGGCCCGCTTTGTTGAAGACAGCTGGGAACGTGAAGAAGGTGGCGGTGGCCGCAGCCGGGTGATTCGCCATGGCGCGGTGTTTGAACAGGGCGGCGTGAATTTCTCCCATGTTTATGGCGCTCAGATGCCCGCATCTGCAACGGCACATCGGCCGGAACTGGCTGGTCGTCGTTTTGAAGCCATGGGCGTCTCTCTGGTCATTCACCCGAAGAATCCGCATATTCCGACGTCTCATGCCAATGTCCGCTTCTTTATTGCCGAAAAAGAGGGTGAAGATCCGGTCTGGTGGTTTGGCGGTGGGTTCGATCTGACCCCATTCTACCCGGTTGAAGAAGATTGTCGTCACTGGCATCAGGTCGCAAAAGATCTCTGCGCGCCTTTTGGTGAAGAGGTTTATGCCGAACATAAAGCCTGGTGTGATCGATACTTCTTCCTGCCCCACCGTCAGGAAACCCGTGGTGTTGGCGGCTTGTTCTTTGATGATCTGAATCAGTGGGGCTTTGAGAAAAGCTTTGCGTATATGCAGGCAGTGGGTCTGGGATTTCTGGATGCCTATCTGCCGATTGTTGAAAAGCGGGCCGCAACGCCGTTTGGTGAGCGTGAACGTGAGTTTCAGTTGTATCGTCGTGGCCGTTATGTTGAATTTAATCTGGTTTACGATCGCGGCACTTTATTTGGCCTGCAAAGTGGTGGCCGGACGGAATCGATTCTGATGTCCATGCCGCCGCTGGCGCGCTGGGAGTATTGTTACCAGCCGGAAGCCGATTCTCAGGAAGCCCGTTTGTATACATACCTCACCCCGCGTGACTGGTAA
- the aroE gene encoding shikimate dehydrogenase, which produces MSQDKDQYAVFGNPIAQSKSPFIHTLFARQTAQHMNYEAQLVPLEAFRAAADQFFAQGGRGCNITVPFKEQAFAYANQLTERAQLAGAVNTLKKLDDGGILGDNTDGEGLVQDLLRHHVGFNEKRILLVGAGGAARGVILPLLAQQPASLTITNRTLTKAVELADLFAPHGEVSALALEDLSESQPYDLIINSTSASLSQSLPGIPEILIHPDVVCYDMVYGQTQTTFNQWAAQLGASQVIDGLGMLVGQAAESFLLWRGIRPGTEQVLRELRRSLQTK; this is translated from the coding sequence ATGAGTCAGGACAAGGACCAGTATGCCGTTTTCGGCAACCCGATTGCCCAGAGTAAGTCCCCGTTTATTCACACACTGTTTGCACGCCAGACAGCACAGCACATGAACTATGAAGCGCAGCTGGTGCCTTTGGAGGCATTCCGGGCTGCGGCCGATCAGTTCTTTGCTCAGGGGGGCCGTGGCTGCAATATTACTGTGCCATTTAAAGAGCAGGCTTTTGCCTATGCAAACCAACTGACCGAACGGGCGCAATTGGCGGGTGCGGTGAACACGCTCAAGAAACTCGACGATGGCGGAATTCTGGGAGATAACACGGATGGTGAGGGCCTGGTGCAGGATCTCCTGCGCCATCATGTGGGATTCAATGAGAAACGGATTCTGCTGGTGGGTGCCGGGGGCGCTGCTCGCGGTGTGATTTTACCGCTGCTGGCTCAGCAACCGGCAAGCCTGACGATTACAAACCGGACCCTGACGAAAGCGGTTGAGCTGGCCGATTTATTTGCCCCCCATGGTGAGGTCTCTGCACTGGCACTGGAGGATCTGTCCGAGTCACAGCCTTATGACCTGATTATCAATTCAACGTCGGCCAGCCTCAGTCAGTCATTACCGGGTATTCCGGAGATATTGATTCACCCGGATGTGGTCTGCTACGACATGGTTTACGGACAAACGCAAACTACGTTTAATCAATGGGCAGCACAACTCGGAGCCAGTCAGGTCATCGATGGTCTTGGGATGCTGGTGGGTCAGGCGGCGGAAAGCTTTTTGTTATGGCGTGGCATACGCCCGGGTACCGAACAAGTACTGCGTGAACTGCGTCGTTCTCTTCAAACAAAATAA
- a CDS encoding DUF1488 domain-containing protein — protein MNQDILFADLQTWDSERKAVCFPAQQAGALIRCWVSLAWLENQAGSSLSDEAAILTAFAEYRFDLEEMAESLIEEEAFNAAGDIELG, from the coding sequence ATGAATCAGGATATATTGTTTGCTGATCTGCAAACCTGGGACAGCGAGCGCAAGGCCGTTTGCTTTCCGGCACAGCAAGCCGGAGCGTTGATCCGGTGCTGGGTCAGTCTTGCTTGGCTGGAAAATCAAGCGGGTTCTTCCCTGTCGGATGAGGCAGCCATACTGACCGCCTTTGCCGAATACCGCTTTGATCTGGAAGAGATGGCTGAATCTCTGATCGAAGAAGAAGCATTCAACGCCGCGGGAGACATTGAACTCGGCTGA
- a CDS encoding gamma carbonic anhydrase family protein — translation MQNSLRPYQGIRPTLGEKVYVDSSAVLVGEIHLADHSSIWPLVAARGDVNHIRIGERTNIQDGTVLHVTRKSDSNPDGHPLIIGDDVTIGHKAMLHGCRVGNRVLVGMGAIILDAAVIEDDVIIGAGTLVPPGKILQSGYLYVGSPAKQARPLTEAELAFLPQSADNYVRLKNEYLAEAD, via the coding sequence ATGCAAAACTCACTTCGACCTTATCAAGGCATTCGCCCGACACTCGGTGAAAAAGTCTATGTCGACTCATCAGCAGTGCTGGTTGGGGAGATTCACTTGGCCGATCACAGCAGCATTTGGCCACTCGTTGCAGCGCGCGGGGATGTGAACCACATCCGAATCGGTGAGCGGACCAACATCCAGGACGGCACGGTGCTACACGTCACCCGAAAAAGCGACAGCAATCCTGATGGCCATCCTCTTATTATTGGTGATGATGTGACAATTGGCCACAAAGCCATGCTTCATGGGTGCAGGGTCGGGAACCGGGTTCTGGTCGGGATGGGTGCCATTATTCTGGATGCTGCGGTGATTGAAGATGATGTAATCATTGGGGCAGGGACATTGGTACCACCCGGGAAGATTTTACAGAGCGGGTATTTGTATGTGGGCAGTCCGGCGAAACAAGCCAGACCCCTCACAGAAGCTGAACTGGCTTTTCTGCCACAATCCGCTGACAACTATGTTCGGCTCAAAAATGAATATCTGGCCGAAGCAGACTAA
- a CDS encoding IS110 family transposase produces the protein MPLKTDEQLALQATHRVRQRFITERTAVVNQMRALLLEYGITVPVGRKVFERALPSILEDADNGLPDFMRALVFRLRERWQYLDVQIDEMSELLKQAAIASEQCKLISTVPGIGPIVSTALIAAVGSGNQFKRARDMSAWLGLVPKQYSTGGKSNLGSISKRGNTYLRTLVVQGAKALKIHMNREQSSLGKWIGRLEASHHHHVVLIALANKLIRICWKVLTSGREYQAYPSTV, from the coding sequence GTGCCATTAAAAACTGATGAACAGCTTGCGTTGCAGGCAACACACCGAGTCCGACAGAGATTTATTACGGAACGAACAGCTGTTGTTAATCAGATGCGCGCACTTTTGTTGGAATACGGGATAACAGTACCTGTAGGACGGAAGGTATTTGAGCGAGCCCTTCCAAGTATTTTGGAAGATGCTGACAATGGATTGCCAGATTTCATGCGTGCGTTAGTTTTTCGTTTACGAGAACGCTGGCAGTACCTTGATGTTCAGATAGACGAGATGAGTGAATTATTGAAACAGGCGGCAATCGCCTCCGAACAATGCAAGTTGATAAGCACAGTACCCGGCATCGGCCCAATCGTATCAACGGCTTTGATTGCGGCTGTTGGCAGCGGAAACCAGTTCAAACGAGCAAGGGATATGTCAGCCTGGTTGGGGTTGGTACCGAAGCAATATTCGACCGGAGGAAAGTCTAACCTCGGGAGCATCAGTAAACGAGGTAACACCTACTTACGAACGCTGGTTGTCCAAGGAGCAAAAGCATTGAAAATTCACATGAATCGAGAGCAGTCTTCCCTTGGGAAGTGGATTGGCAGACTGGAGGCCTCACATCATCACCATGTGGTTCTTATTGCGCTGGCAAACAAACTCATTCGTATCTGCTGGAAGGTATTAACCTCTGGTCGAGAATATCAGGCATACCCGAGCACGGTATAA
- a CDS encoding NAD(P)-dependent oxidoreductase: MTSTHTLTHSYYSAFYAEKGFRFLEQIAKEYTLPENLIVFSVMHCYEGSLPYLNVLCQLANRVVFIPKQATFCNNSALLGTIESIENCEIADSAFDKIALRDPTRCIELIREHTREGQDFLILDHGGYFASGAEAVLEAFGPQCVGMTELTANGVAKYRNRHLMKPLVSVAHLSIKTPADFEASECIVHYTDQILREAFGLKLNNLGFLTVGVIGSGNLGRGVCKTLQGKGIHELYVHDQDPRQLTAMPRNGIQVCTTETMLEKCNLIFCCTGNGALHTSHLQNRQGNLFIATVTSADDELNLPELIESGTLTYIGGNSLVKEYKNQLGASIYLLAGGESANTPFKTGMGDPTLYLFEAAHLLAGLQLASKNHSYASGIQALSVQDEIFIAEQWLRYFYNYR; encoded by the coding sequence ATGACGTCGACGCATACTTTGACACATAGCTACTATTCGGCTTTTTATGCTGAAAAAGGCTTTCGGTTTCTTGAGCAGATTGCAAAGGAATATACGCTGCCAGAAAACCTCATCGTTTTCTCAGTCATGCATTGTTACGAAGGGTCACTACCTTACCTGAACGTGCTCTGTCAGTTGGCTAACCGCGTCGTATTCATCCCGAAACAAGCCACTTTCTGTAATAACAGCGCACTGCTCGGCACCATTGAATCCATTGAAAATTGCGAGATTGCCGATTCGGCATTTGACAAGATTGCCTTACGCGATCCCACCCGGTGCATTGAACTCATCCGAGAACACACACGTGAAGGGCAAGATTTTCTGATTCTGGATCATGGGGGATATTTTGCATCTGGTGCGGAAGCCGTTCTGGAAGCCTTTGGCCCGCAATGTGTCGGTATGACCGAACTGACTGCGAATGGGGTTGCGAAGTATCGAAACCGGCATTTGATGAAACCACTGGTCTCTGTAGCTCATCTGAGCATCAAAACGCCAGCAGATTTTGAAGCATCTGAATGCATTGTTCACTATACGGATCAGATCTTGCGGGAAGCTTTCGGGCTCAAACTGAATAACCTCGGATTTTTAACCGTAGGGGTCATTGGCAGCGGCAATCTCGGCCGAGGCGTTTGTAAGACGCTGCAGGGCAAAGGCATTCATGAACTCTACGTGCATGATCAGGATCCGAGACAACTTACCGCCATGCCCAGAAATGGTATACAAGTCTGCACCACCGAAACCATGCTTGAAAAGTGTAATCTGATTTTCTGCTGCACCGGAAATGGTGCATTACACACATCACATCTGCAAAACCGGCAGGGCAATCTTTTTATTGCGACGGTCACTTCTGCTGATGATGAGCTGAATCTGCCTGAACTCATTGAAAGTGGCACACTGACCTATATTGGCGGTAATTCCCTGGTCAAAGAATATAAAAATCAACTCGGTGCAAGTATCTACTTACTTGCAGGTGGCGAATCCGCCAATACCCCCTTTAAAACCGGTATGGGCGATCCAACTCTCTACTTGTTTGAAGCAGCACACCTTCTGGCTGGCCTGCAACTCGCCAGTAAAAACCACAGTTATGCATCAGGCATTCAGGCACTTTCTGTTCAGGACGAAATTTTTATCGCTGAACAGTGGCTGCGCTACTTCTACAACTATCGTTAA
- the ilvY gene encoding HTH-type transcriptional activator IlvY encodes MNIKSLQLFLHLCNSKNFSQTALKMHISPSALSRQIQRLEQEVTQPLFVRDNRSVELTTAGRKLLPVASRIVAEWQQLQQELSEQDQMLKGKLTLFCSVTASYSHLPHVLNQFRQHYPQVEIQLVTGDPAQAVDKVLQGEADFAITALPDNVSSKLTFIHLGDVSISVISPLIAPAGLQSLLSQEIQWNQLPFILPEHGKARENADKWMKSHKIKPNIYAQVAGHEAIVSMVALGCGIGIAPDIVIENSPMRDQIQKLPTAAVEPLTLGLCCKQSRQQEPLYQALLALFK; translated from the coding sequence ATGAACATTAAATCACTCCAGTTGTTTCTTCATCTCTGTAATAGCAAGAACTTTAGCCAGACGGCCCTGAAAATGCATATCAGTCCATCGGCATTGAGTCGGCAAATCCAACGATTAGAACAAGAGGTTACCCAACCTCTGTTTGTACGGGATAACCGCAGTGTCGAGCTCACAACCGCAGGCCGAAAGCTTTTGCCTGTCGCCAGCCGTATCGTGGCAGAGTGGCAACAATTACAGCAAGAGCTATCTGAACAGGATCAGATGCTGAAGGGCAAGCTGACGCTGTTTTGCTCCGTCACCGCCAGCTACAGCCATCTGCCGCATGTACTCAATCAATTTAGGCAGCATTATCCCCAAGTCGAAATTCAACTGGTGACAGGCGATCCGGCGCAGGCCGTTGATAAAGTCCTGCAGGGTGAAGCCGACTTTGCCATCACGGCTTTACCGGATAATGTTTCCAGCAAACTGACTTTTATCCATTTGGGCGATGTCTCAATATCCGTCATCAGCCCTTTGATTGCCCCAGCTGGATTACAATCACTGCTGAGCCAAGAAATTCAATGGAATCAACTACCTTTTATCCTTCCCGAGCATGGAAAAGCCAGAGAAAACGCTGACAAGTGGATGAAATCACATAAAATTAAGCCTAACATTTATGCTCAGGTTGCTGGGCACGAAGCTATTGTTAGTATGGTGGCATTGGGATGTGGCATAGGGATTGCGCCAGATATTGTGATAGAGAACAGCCCAATGCGAGACCAAATACAAAAGCTGCCTACCGCAGCGGTTGAGCCCTTAACCCTGGGGCTATGTTGTAAACAAAGCCGGCAGCAGGAGCCGCTCTATCAAGCGTTGCTGGCATTATTCAAATAG
- the ilvC gene encoding ketol-acid reductoisomerase: MANYFNTLNLRQQLDQLGRCRFMDRSEFANEADYLKGKKVVIVGCGAQGLNQGLNMRDSGLNVSYALRQAAIDEQRASFRNAKDNGFEVGSYEQLIPQADLVVNLTPDKQHTDVVTTVMPLMKQGAALGYSHGFNIVEEGMQIRPDITVVMVAPKCPGTEVREEYKRGFGVPTLIAVHPENDPQGEGLEIAKAWAAATGGHRAGVLESSFVAEVKSDLMGEQTILCGMLQAGSIVCYEKMVAEGVEPGYAGKLLQFGWETITEALKFGGITHMMDRLSNPAKIKAFELSEELKDLMRPLYNKHMDDIITGEFSGNMMADWANDDANLLGWRAETAETAFENYPQSDAKISEQEYFDNGILMIAMVRAGVELAFEAMTASGIIEESAYYESLHELPLIANTVARKRLYEMNVVISDTAEYGNYLFANVATPLLREKFMPKVGTDVIGKGLPASSNQVDNQQLIDVNEALRNHPVEQIGQELRGYMTDMKRIAVGD; the protein is encoded by the coding sequence ATGGCTAACTATTTCAATACCTTAAATTTGCGTCAGCAATTAGATCAACTGGGCCGCTGCCGTTTCATGGATCGCAGCGAGTTCGCCAACGAAGCCGATTACCTGAAAGGGAAGAAGGTCGTGATTGTTGGCTGTGGTGCTCAGGGTCTGAATCAGGGCCTGAACATGCGTGATTCTGGTCTGAATGTCTCGTACGCACTGCGTCAGGCTGCGATTGATGAGCAGCGTGCATCATTCCGTAATGCAAAAGACAATGGTTTTGAAGTGGGAAGCTACGAACAGCTGATCCCACAGGCTGATCTGGTGGTCAACCTGACTCCAGACAAGCAACATACGGATGTTGTGACCACAGTCATGCCTCTGATGAAGCAAGGGGCTGCACTGGGTTACTCCCACGGTTTCAATATTGTGGAAGAAGGCATGCAGATCCGTCCGGATATCACCGTTGTCATGGTTGCACCGAAATGTCCGGGGACTGAAGTCCGTGAAGAATACAAGCGTGGTTTTGGTGTGCCAACCCTGATCGCTGTTCACCCGGAAAATGATCCGCAGGGCGAAGGCCTGGAAATTGCGAAAGCCTGGGCGGCTGCGACCGGCGGCCACCGTGCTGGTGTACTGGAGTCCTCCTTTGTTGCGGAAGTGAAATCAGATCTGATGGGCGAGCAAACCATTCTGTGCGGTATGCTGCAGGCTGGCTCCATCGTCTGTTACGAAAAGATGGTTGCGGAAGGTGTTGAACCAGGCTATGCCGGTAAACTGCTGCAGTTCGGCTGGGAAACCATCACAGAAGCACTGAAGTTCGGTGGCATTACACATATGATGGACCGTCTGTCGAACCCGGCAAAAATTAAAGCATTTGAACTGTCTGAAGAATTGAAAGATCTGATGCGCCCGCTTTACAACAAGCATATGGACGACATTATCACGGGTGAGTTTTCTGGCAACATGATGGCGGACTGGGCCAATGATGACGCGAACCTGCTGGGCTGGCGTGCGGAAACGGCAGAAACCGCCTTTGAAAACTATCCGCAGTCCGATGCGAAAATCAGCGAGCAGGAATACTTCGACAACGGCATCCTGATGATTGCGATGGTTCGTGCCGGGGTTGAACTGGCTTTCGAAGCGATGACGGCGTCCGGCATCATCGAAGAGTCGGCATACTATGAATCCCTGCATGAATTGCCGCTGATTGCCAATACCGTAGCCCGTAAGCGTCTGTATGAGATGAACGTGGTGATTTCGGATACGGCTGAGTACGGTAACTATCTGTTCGCCAATGTGGCCACACCCTTGCTGCGTGAGAAGTTCATGCCGAAAGTGGGCACCGATGTGATTGGTAAAGGCTTGCCAGCGTCCAGCAATCAGGTGGATAACCAGCAACTGATTGATGTCAATGAAGCACTGCGTAACCACCCGGTTGAGCAGATTGGTCAGGAATTGCGTGGCTACATGACTGACATGAAGCGTATCGCTGTCGGCGACTGA
- a CDS encoding accessory factor UbiK family protein — MFDPKKLEQVAKQIQDAMPQPVKALGQDVEQKMRQSIQAQLSKLDVVNREEFDVQTQVLLRTRQKLNELEQKVAQLEALLNDKAE, encoded by the coding sequence ATGTTTGATCCAAAAAAACTTGAGCAGGTCGCCAAGCAAATTCAGGATGCGATGCCGCAGCCGGTCAAAGCACTTGGTCAGGATGTTGAACAAAAGATGCGTCAAAGCATTCAGGCGCAACTCAGCAAGCTGGATGTCGTGAACCGCGAAGAGTTTGACGTGCAGACTCAGGTGCTGCTGCGCACCCGTCAGAAACTGAATGAACTGGAACAGAAAGTCGCGCAGTTAGAAGCACTGCTCAACGACAAAGCTGAATAA